A stretch of the Streptomyces sp. NBC_01264 genome encodes the following:
- a CDS encoding MbtH family protein: MSEQQSVPAAFRVVHNDEEQFSVWWADRDLPAGWHAEGTEGSREECLAHIDEIWTDMRPASLRRRMAEQAAG; encoded by the coding sequence ATGTCCGAACAGCAGTCCGTTCCCGCCGCATTCCGCGTGGTCCACAACGACGAGGAGCAGTTCTCGGTCTGGTGGGCCGACCGCGACCTCCCGGCCGGCTGGCACGCCGAGGGCACCGAAGGCAGCCGCGAGGAGTGCCTCGCGCACATCGACGAGATCTGGACCGACATGCGTCCGGCCAGCCTGCGCCGCCGCATGGCGGAGCAGGCCGCCGGCTGA
- the sbnA gene encoding 2,3-diaminopropionate biosynthesis protein SbnA, with protein MKPGRRALAQGLRETIGGTPLVALDRILPDFPSRIYAKMERFNPGGSIKDRTALRLLADKVATGELEPARSVVVESSSGNLGVGLAQLCRSFGLRFICVVDARTTARNIDLLRAYQAEVEIVTEPDPQTGEFLPSRLRRVRELTEQLPGAYWPNQYSNPLNPIAHHRTMEEIDRALGGRVDYLFSAVSTFGTLRGCAEYIRANDLDTTVVGVDAAGSAIFGNPPGPRLLPGHGAAIRPPLADLTLADEVVHVPDLDSVAACRRLVRREAVLAGASSGAVVAALEQLADRIPAGSQCVLVFPDGGDRYLDTVYSDAWVTRHFGAVSHLWEPPLTTSV; from the coding sequence ATGAAGCCTGGACGCCGCGCCCTCGCCCAAGGGCTGCGCGAGACCATCGGTGGCACCCCGCTGGTGGCGCTGGACCGGATCCTGCCCGACTTCCCGTCCCGGATCTACGCCAAGATGGAACGCTTCAACCCCGGCGGCAGCATCAAGGACCGCACCGCCCTGCGCCTGCTCGCGGACAAGGTCGCCACCGGCGAACTCGAACCGGCCCGGTCCGTGGTCGTCGAGTCCAGCTCCGGCAACCTCGGGGTGGGACTGGCCCAGCTGTGCCGCAGCTTCGGCCTGCGGTTCATCTGCGTCGTCGACGCCCGCACCACCGCGCGCAACATCGACCTCCTGCGCGCCTACCAGGCCGAGGTCGAGATCGTCACCGAACCCGACCCGCAGACCGGCGAGTTCCTGCCCTCCCGGCTGCGCCGGGTCCGGGAACTGACCGAGCAGCTCCCCGGTGCCTACTGGCCCAACCAGTACAGCAACCCGCTCAACCCGATCGCACACCACCGCACGATGGAGGAGATCGACCGTGCGCTCGGCGGCCGCGTCGACTACCTCTTCTCGGCCGTCAGCACCTTCGGAACCCTGCGGGGCTGCGCCGAGTACATCCGCGCGAACGACCTGGACACCACCGTCGTGGGAGTGGACGCCGCCGGCAGCGCCATCTTCGGCAACCCGCCCGGTCCCCGGCTGCTGCCCGGCCACGGCGCGGCCATCCGGCCGCCGCTCGCCGACCTGACCCTGGCCGACGAGGTGGTCCACGTACCCGACCTCGACAGCGTCGCCGCCTGCCGTCGGCTGGTGCGCCGCGAGGCCGTCCTCGCGGGGGCCTCCTCCGGAGCCGTCGTCGCGGCCCTGGAACAACTCGCCGACCGGATCCCTGCGGGCTCCCAGTGCGTGCTCGTCTTCCCCGACGGCGGGGACCGCTACCTCGACACCGTGTACTCCGACGCCTGGGTCACCCGGCACTTCGGAGCGGTCTCCCACCTGTGGGAGCCCCCCCTCACCACCTCCGTATGA
- the sbnB gene encoding 2,3-diaminopropionate biosynthesis protein SbnB, which yields MLILRHADVRQILDGQERLVADVVEKTYKAHDEGRTALPHSIFLRFPDSPRDRIIGLPAFVGGDEPATGMKWISSFPGNLEQGLERASAAIILNEAGTGRPAALVEGSVISAKRTAASAAVAARLFTAEPDTHGAALIGCGVINLEVLRFLRSELPGLRHATVHDQDPARAALFARRAAELTGLGVTVADTVGEALAAHRLVSLATTAATPHLDLAPLAPGSTVLHVSLRDIKVEDILAAQNVTDDTDHVSREQTSVHLTEQATGKRDFVDAEIGRILRDPASFRRDPARTLVYSPFGLGALDIALAARVHAEAAAKGLGVEVEGFLPGETRPS from the coding sequence ATGCTGATTCTGCGTCATGCCGACGTCCGGCAGATACTGGACGGGCAGGAACGCCTCGTGGCCGACGTCGTGGAAAAGACGTACAAGGCCCATGACGAAGGCCGTACCGCACTGCCGCACTCGATATTCCTGCGTTTCCCGGACTCCCCGCGCGACCGCATCATCGGTCTTCCCGCGTTCGTCGGGGGAGACGAGCCCGCGACCGGGATGAAATGGATATCCTCCTTTCCCGGAAACCTCGAACAGGGTCTGGAACGCGCCAGCGCGGCGATCATCCTCAACGAGGCGGGCACCGGCCGCCCGGCCGCCCTGGTCGAGGGCTCGGTGATCTCCGCCAAGCGGACCGCCGCCAGTGCGGCCGTCGCCGCGCGGCTGTTCACCGCCGAGCCCGACACCCACGGCGCCGCACTCATCGGCTGCGGCGTCATCAACCTGGAAGTGCTGCGCTTCCTGCGCTCGGAACTGCCGGGGCTGCGCCACGCCACCGTCCACGACCAGGACCCGGCCCGCGCCGCGCTCTTCGCCCGCCGCGCCGCCGAGCTCACCGGCCTCGGCGTGACGGTCGCGGACACGGTCGGCGAGGCCCTCGCGGCCCACCGCCTGGTCTCCCTCGCCACGACCGCCGCCACGCCCCACCTGGACCTCGCTCCGCTCGCCCCCGGGTCCACCGTCCTGCACGTCTCCCTGCGCGACATCAAGGTCGAGGACATCCTCGCGGCGCAGAACGTCACCGACGACACCGACCACGTCAGCCGCGAGCAGACCTCGGTCCACCTCACCGAACAGGCCACCGGGAAGCGGGACTTCGTCGACGCCGAGATCGGACGGATCCTGCGCGACCCCGCCTCCTTCCGCCGCGACCCCGCCCGCACCCTCGTCTACTCCCCCTTCGGACTCGGCGCCCTCGACATCGCCCTGGCCGCCCGGGTCCACGCCGAAGCCGCCGCCAAGGGGCTGGGCGTGGAGGTGGAGGGCTTCCTGCCCGGGGAGACCCGCCCCTCATGA
- a CDS encoding pyridoxal-phosphate dependent enzyme yields MNQAVHRGIISTIGSTPLVELTRLLDGFPSRVFMKMERHNPGGSIEDRTALSLVREVIRREGRVPDGSLAVEICTPELAVSLAQVCRYYGIDFLALMEGGAPDPFPALLTAYGARHETVAPGTAPERMAEIIATVSPAFRLSTSAAPVWPQEDSDTMREIAEALENRVDLVLCDLAYPRTLGGCAEFARIQGLDTAVIGVSRGPAPVPTGPLAIPFGVDDVVWVDPKEAALMRERLLGAEGLLADSTAGAAAAALVQLAHRIPAGSNCVIVAPAGGDRCPENFEHKEATPC; encoded by the coding sequence GTGAACCAGGCCGTACACCGAGGAATCATCTCCACCATCGGGAGCACTCCCCTCGTGGAGCTGACCCGTCTCCTCGACGGATTCCCGTCCCGCGTCTTCATGAAGATGGAGCGCCACAACCCCGGCGGAAGCATCGAGGACCGCACGGCGCTCTCCCTGGTACGGGAGGTGATCCGGCGCGAGGGCCGCGTCCCGGACGGTTCGCTCGCCGTCGAGATCTGTACCCCCGAACTCGCCGTCTCCCTCGCGCAGGTGTGCCGCTACTACGGCATCGATTTCCTCGCCCTGATGGAGGGCGGGGCACCGGACCCCTTCCCGGCGCTCCTCACCGCCTACGGGGCGCGCCACGAGACGGTCGCCCCCGGGACCGCCCCCGAGCGGATGGCGGAGATCATCGCCACCGTGTCCCCGGCGTTCCGCCTCAGCACCAGCGCCGCCCCCGTGTGGCCGCAGGAGGACAGCGACACGATGCGGGAGATCGCCGAGGCCCTGGAGAACCGGGTCGACCTGGTCCTGTGCGACCTGGCCTACCCCCGCACCCTGGGCGGCTGCGCCGAGTTCGCCAGGATCCAGGGCCTGGACACCGCCGTCATCGGGGTCAGCCGCGGGCCGGCCCCGGTGCCCACCGGCCCGCTGGCGATCCCCTTCGGCGTCGACGACGTGGTGTGGGTCGACCCGAAGGAGGCGGCCCTCATGCGGGAGCGCCTGCTGGGCGCCGAGGGGCTGCTCGCCGACTCCACGGCGGGCGCGGCCGCCGCCGCCCTCGTCCAGCTCGCCCACCGGATCCCAGCCGGATCGAACTGCGTCATCGTCGCTCCGGCCGGCGGGGACCGCTGCCCGGAGAACTTCGAGCATAAGGAAGCGACACCATGCTGA